From Methanocella paludicola SANAE, a single genomic window includes:
- a CDS encoding DUF4870 domain-containing protein, translating into MAEPSAAAVRSDDEKLKGAIAYVLGFLTGIIVLLIGGDSKFLKFHAWQSIIGSIVIGIVVFIISMIISLVTLGIGALCTPFLGLAVWIYFLYGAYMVYSGKDFRMPYLADFVEKSFVK; encoded by the coding sequence ATGGCAGAACCATCCGCAGCAGCGGTTAGATCAGATGACGAAAAGTTAAAGGGCGCAATCGCCTACGTGCTTGGATTCCTGACCGGCATCATCGTCCTGTTAATAGGCGGCGACAGCAAGTTCTTGAAGTTCCATGCATGGCAGTCAATTATAGGAAGTATTGTAATTGGTATTGTAGTCTTTATTATATCAATGATCATCAGTCTCGTCACCCTGGGTATTGGCGCGCTCTGCACGCCTTTCTTAGGCCTGGCTGTCTGGATATACTTCCTGTATGGTGCTTACATGGTCTATTCCGGTAAGGACTTCAGGATGCCCTATCTGGCCGATTTCGTTGAGAAATCCTTCGTCAAGTAA